The nucleotide window GCTCTCTGCGATTCAAAATGCCTTCTCAGTTTTCTTAGCGTCCTTTGCGTCTTTGCGGTTCAAATCCTTCCGGTCGCCAGTACAAACTATGAGTCTTGGCTTAGCCAATCACCGGTAACAGCGCCGGCCGCGGCGTACGCACTGCTTGTTCTTCAGCCGGCCACATCGCGTCGGTGAATTCGTCCAACTGCTCGGGCGTTTCAAAGTACCGTTCATAGACGTAGTTGTTGTCGTACTCGCAGTTGTCGGTCGAGTACTCGCGGCAAATCTGCGGCCGCGTCATGTAAATGCCACAGCGATGGTCGGCCTGCAAATGCCGGCAGGTGGTGTGGACCAGCAAGTACCACTCCCCCTCCTCGGTAAAGATGCTGGTCTGGCCGTGGATCATGTACCAGCGCAGATAGTCCATATCGGCCCGACACTCGGGCGTGTCGATTTGCAGCGCGTAGTAGCGACAGCACTTGGCCGTGCAGTGATCGCACAGGCACTCGCCCGGCTGGAGCGCCTCGGGCTTGATCTGGGGCAGCTTGGGATGCATGGCAAGGGGTCCGGTGCTTCACGGCTAAAAGGCCATATTGTGCATAGAAATCAAGCGCAGACAACCGGCGAGCCGCTAAGGCAAATGACCAATGTCCAAGTCCCAATGACCAACGAATTCGACCACGACGGCACGACGCACACGACGTCGGAAAGAGAAGATTTGAACCGCAAAGACGCAAAGATCGCAAAGCAAGGCTAAAAGCATGGAATCGCAGAGGACGCAGGGCAGCGCAGAGAGAAGGATTCCAGCATTCTCGCTCCGTGCTGCCCTGCGTCCTCTGCGATTCAAACTATCTTCCCCCTTTGCGATCTTTGCGTCTTTGCGGTTCAATCCTCCCTTCCCGAATCTGGCCACATGGCTGCGTGCATGGGGCACTCCGACCAAGTAAGATAAAACGCTCCTTTGGCCCGCTTTCCTGGAAAGGCTCCGACCATGAAACGCCGTGATTTTCTCAACTCGCTCCCCTGGGCTGGCTACAGCCTGATGGTGCTGGCCGACGACCTGCCGGCCGCGCCCGGGTCGCTGGAAGCCTCGGGTGACGAGATCCGCGCCACGATCAAGCAACTGGCCCCGCCCGACGGCGCGCGCCAGCCGGCCAAGGCCGAGCCGAACATGACGCAGGTCGACTTGGAGTGCGACTTGCTGGTGGCCGGCGGCGGGTTGGCGGGCGTGCTGGCCGCCGTCTCGGCCGCGCGTCACGGCGCGCGGGTCGTGCTGGTCCAGGACCGTTCACGCCTTGGCGGCAATTCGAGCAGCGAAGTCAAAATGCACGTCGTCGGCGCGAACCATCACAAGGGCCGTCCCGGCTGGCGCGAAGGGGGCCTGCTCGAGGAGTTCCGCCTGGAAGACGCCGTCAACAATCCGCAGCGAACCTGGGAGCTGTGGGATCTGCTGCTGTATGACAAGCTGGTCAGCGAGCCGCGAGCCAAGGTGTTGCTCGACACGTCGATCTACGCCGTCGAAAAGACTGGCGACAAGATCACCGCCGCCTGGTGTCGGTGCGACAAGACCGAGCACCTGTATCGCGTGACCGCCAAGCTGTACATGGACTGCACGGGCGACTCGCGGCTGGGTCTGGAAGCGGGCGCCGAGCTGCGCTATGGCCGCGAATCGCGCAGCGAGTTCAACGAGCCCCTCGCCCCCGAGACGCCCGATAAAGAGACGATGGGTTCGAGCATTCTGTTCACCTCGCGCAAGTTCGACCGGCCCATGCCGTTCAAGCCGCCCCATTGGGCCCGCAAGGTCGAGAAACAGCATCTCGTCAAACGCTCGGTCAAGTCGTGGGAATATGGCTATTGGTGGATCGAGTGGGGTGGCCAGCTCAACACCATCAACGACAACGAGCGGATTCGCTTCGAGCTGCTGTCGATCGTGCTGGGCGTGTGGGACTACATCAAGAACAGCGGCAATCATCCCGACAGCGCCAATTGGGCGCTCGATTGGGTGGGCATGATCCCTGGCAAGCGCGAAAGCCGCCGCTTGATGGGGGAACACGTGCTGACGCAGTTCGATCTGGTGAACGCGGGCAGCGGGCTCGACGACGCGGTCTGCATTGGCGGCTGGCCGATGGACGATCACCCGCCGGGGGGCTTCGATCGGGCCGACTTGCCCCCGACCGTGATGGTCAAGACGCCGATCTTCAACATTCCGCTCCGTTCGCTCTACAGCAAGAACGTCAGCAATCTGATGATGGCGGGCCGGAACATCAGCGCCACGCACGCGGCGTTTACCTCGACGCGCGTGATGGCCACCTGCGCTGTCATCGGCCAGGCCGCCGGCACCGCGGCCGCGCTTTGCATTGCCAACAACATCTTGCCCAAGGAACTGTATCAGGACAAAAAGCGACTGGCCGAGCTGCAGCAAACGCTGCTGCGCGACGATCAATCGATCGCCGGGCTCAAAAACGACGACGCGGCCGACCTGGCCCGCACGGCCAAGGTAACCGCCTCGGGCGAGACCGAGGACGCGCCGGCCAAGAACGTGATCAACGGCTTTGTCCGCGACGTGCCCGGGCAGTATGTCAACCGCTGGAGCACGGAACTTGGCGAGGGGGCCTGGCTCGAACTCGATTGGGACAAGCCGGCCCAGGTTGGCGAAGTGCAGGTGACGTTCGACTCGGGCTTTCAGCGCGAGCTGACCCTTTCGTCGCAAGACGGCGTCAATCACGGGATCATCCGCGCGCCCCAGCCCGAGACGGTTCGCGACTACACGCTGGAATACCGCGACTCAGCCTCGGGCGATTGGAAGCCGCTGGCCGCGGTCACCGGCAACTATCAGCGTCTGGTCCGCCACCGCTTCGACCCCGTCACGGCGCAAGCGATTCGCTTGAAGATCACAGCCACGAACGGTGACCGACTGGCCCGGGTGTTTGAGGTCCGGTGTTATGGGTGAGGGAAGAAGTTGCTGGTTGCGAGTTGAGAGTTACTAGGAAAATGCGTCCACTAGGTTGCCGCCACTCGCCACCAGCAACTTTTCCGAATGCCGCCAAAGTTGCGTGTCGTTAATCCGCTGCCTAGCGCCGATGCAGCCAAAGCACGAATCGCGCGCATCGGTCGCCGTGGCCCTCTGAGCCACGTTCTCATCGCATCTTATTGATGCCATTCAACTTAAGGCAATCAGAATCGCTTCAAAAGCCGCTGGCACGCAATATGCGACACGGTAACGCACGATTCGGGTCGGCCGTTACAAGTCGTCCAGAATGCGGCTGCCGGTGTGCGGCAGTCGATAACATCAAACCATTGCCAGTCCCAGTGTTTTTTGGCAAAGGGTGGTGCTGGCAAGGTCTGGACGACTAGTTCGGCAGGCCAGTCACGTCAGGCGGTTTGTCGAGTTTAGTAGTCAGAATGTTTGGGGTTGGGAGATCGTTGCCATGATTGCCTGCGTGATTGTTGGTTCGGTGTGTTTGGCGTTAATCGCCGGGGTGATGGCTGTTTCCGCCTGCTGCTAACGAGTGATCGTCTGCCGCTGCCGATTCGCGTTGCGGCAACCTGTTGCCAACTTCCGGCGCGGGTTACCACCCTTCTTTGGGTCGCGCTTGCTGCCGACCGTCTTTCCGTGGTTAAGTGTGATCCTGATGCGCACACGCCACGCTTCGGTCAAATCCGAATGACGAAGGGGTTCGACCACAACGGCACGACGGACACGACGTAGGAAAAAGGCAAGAGATAAAGGTTTTGAACCGCAAAGACGCAAAGTTCGCCAAGGAAGACCAAGAGAAAAGAAGGAGTTCTGCTCCGCATCTCTCCGCGCGCTCTGCGATTCAAAATGTTTTCTCTGTTTCCTTTGCGTCTTTGCGGTTCAAATTCTGTCCTGGAGCGGCAGCGCGCGGGCCTTTGGCCCCACGGCTTAACGGTGGCACGTTTTCGATGTTTCTCTCCTTACAACTCCCCGCCTTTACCCCCCGCTGCTCCGTGTCTTCCTCCGTGCCCTCTGTGTCTCCGTGGTTAATCAGCCGCGTGACAAGCCGGGCTGTGCGCGCTACACTTTCGGGCCGCTGACTAACTCGCGTCGCATTCCCGCAAGGAAACCAAACATGTCCGAAGTGATCATCCGTCTCCGTGCCAATGGCTCGATGGCCGTCGAAGGCCCGTTTACGCTCTTGGACCACGAAGGGAATAAGTTCACGCTGCCGGCGAACAAGCCGGCCGTGGCGCTGTGCCGCTGCGGCCATTCGGCCCGCAAGCCGTTCTGCGACGGGGCCCACAAGACCTGCGGCTTCGTGGCCCAGGAACTCGCGCCGCCTCCGCCGCCGGCGACCGCGTGACGCTCCAAGGCCCCCGGCGACTCGCCGGGGGCTAACGGCCATTTTGCGCGGCAGAATCGCTACAGATTCGCCCACTTGTCGCGGCGATTTAGCGCCCCGCGTGGCCGCTAACAGCTTTTCCCCAGCGGCGACCTGCGACCCTCGAAATTCCCCGCCGCGCTTAAGCGTGGTCGCGGCCGTCACTTCCGCCGCTTGGCGTCGGTGGCATCCCGCGTCGATTCGACCGCGCTATCACGTCGGTTAGTCGGGCATCCTAGAATCGTTCGCTTCCCATGAGCGAAAGGGACGCGCCCAGGAAGGCGCGGGCCCCTCGCTCGCCCCCGCCTGGACTGTCACCCCCAAGGAAGCAGAGCCCGTGGAATTCGATTCGCAGGAAGCAGGTCTCGACGTCGAAACGCTCGACAACACCAGTCAGGAATACTTGGGTCGCTGGCATTCGCTGGTCAGCACCACCAACTGGGAAAAGGGACGCATTATCCACCAGTGGCGCGAGGCCCTGAAGGCCTCGCGCGCGGCTCCCCAGCAATTCTCCGACGAGTCCTGGAGCCGCCGGATCGGCTCGGTCAGCGGCCAGCATACCGGCCGCCTGCGCCGCGTGTTTGAACGCTTCGACGCGGTTCGCGAATCGTACCCCGGCTTGTATTGGAGCCACTTCTGCGCGGCCACTGAATGGGACGACGCCGAGTTGTGGCTCGAAGGGGCGGTGCAGAACGAGTGGTCGATCTCCGAGATGCGGGGCCAGCGGGCCGAAGCCTTTGGCCAGACGGCCACGCCTGAGATGCAGGACGACCCGGCCAGCGAGTTCGACGAGGACTTTGCCCCGATCGAGGCCGAGAACCAGGCCGAAGTCCGTATCCCCGGCGAGGCGTCGGGCGAAATGCGCCGCGATGTCGACCGCCATGAAAGCGACGCTGGCGAACCAGCCGATGACGAAGCGCACAGTGCCGAAGCCGGCGATTCCTGGGACTTTGAGCAGCGCGACGCCTCGGGCGAACACGCCGACGCGCTGGCTGGCGGCGCTTCGCACGCCATTCCGCTGGCGCTCCCCGCGGACCTGGCCGAAGCGTTCGACACGCTCAAGTTGGCCATCTTGCGGCACAAGCTGAGCGGCTGGCGGGAGGCCTCGCGCGAGGACGTTTTGAGTGGACTTTCGGCCCTGATGGCGATGGCGCAGGCCCCCTCGGAATAGACGCTCGCGCGACCTCAAAAACGTCGCTTCTAAACCGTCGTGGAGCTGCCACTATAAACCACGATGGCACGGCCACTTAGAACCACGCCCGCGAAGCGCCGCTTGGTTGTGAAACCGCGGCAAAACCGGTATATTTGACGGTTTCCCACACGCTTCGCCATGCACGCCTGTCAGGGGACTTTCCCGCGGCCTTGCCGCCCCTGAACGCCGCTGCCGAAAGGACTCCTGGTTTTGTCTTCCGACGACAACGATTCGAACGATCTGCCCGAGTCGCCAGCCCCCAATCCCGGTGAGGACAGCCTGGGGGGGAAGCTGGTTCCGCTGGCCATCGAAGATGAGCTCAAAAACAGCTACCTGACGTACGCCATGAGCGTGATTGTCAGCCGCGCTCTGCCCGACGTGCGCGACGGGCTCAAGCCTTCGCAGCGCCGCATTCTGGTGGCGATGAATGACTTGAACCTGACGCCCGGCGCGGCGCGGGTCAAATGCGCCAAAATCTCCGGCGACACCTCGGGTAACTATCACCCGCACGGCGAAAGCGTGATCTATCCCACGCTGGTCCGCATGGCCCAAGAGTGGAACATGCGCCACGTGCTGGTCGACAAGCAAGGGAACTTCGGCTCGGTCGCCGGGCTGCCGCCGGCCGCCATGCGGTACACCGAAGCTCGTATGTCGACCATCGCGTCGATGATGATGGACGATCTGAAGCTCGACACGGTCGACTTCGTCCCCACCTACGACGAGCGCCGCGACGAGCCGACGGTGCTGCCGGCCAAGTTTCCCAATCTGTTGGTCAACGGCGCACAGGGCATCGCCGTCGGCATGGCCACCAGCATTCCGCCGCACAATTTGGGCGAAATCTGCCGCTGCCTGATCCGGCTGATCGACCAGCCCGACGTGTCGATCGACGAGTTGCTGGAAATTTGCCCGGGGCCCGACTTCCCGACCGGCGGCATCATCTGCGGCCGCAGCGGCATCCGTCGCGGCTATCACACCGGCCGCGGCAATATCACGCTGCGAGCCCGGGCCCATATCGAAGAGTTCGGCAAGAACCGCCAGCGGATCGTCGTCACCGAGATTCCTTACCAGCGGTCGCGCGACCCGATTGTCGAGCGAATTGCCGAGTTGGTGAACGAAGACAAAATCAAGGGCATTTCGGCCATCCGCGATGAGAGCGACCTGAAAGAGCCGGTTCGCCTGATCCTCGAGATCAAGCGCGACGCCGACGCCGAGGTGGTGCTCAACCAACTCTACGAATTCTCGCCGCTGCAAGACACCTTCTCGATCATCTTCCTGGCGCTGGTCGACGGCAAGCCGCGAACGTCGACGCTCAAGGAGTTGCTGACCGAGTTCCTGCGTCACCGGGTGACGGTGATTCGCCGGCGGACTCAGTTTCTGCTGGCCCGCGCGCGACAGCGCAAGCACACGGTCGAAGGGCTGTTGCTGGCGCACGCGAACATCGACGAAGTGATCCGCGTCATTCGGACCAGCAAGACTCAGCCCGAGGCCAAGGGCCGCTTGATGGAAATCGAGTGCCCCTCGGCGCTGATGCGCCGGGCGTTGGGCGAGCGGGGCTACGAGGCGTTCACGGGCGAGCGGGGCGCGCGCGAGGCGTACACGCTAACGCCCGTCCAGGCCGACGCCATCTTGAAGATGACGCTCGGGCAGTTGGTCAATCTGGAACAAGAGAAGCTGGCCGAAGAATATCAGTCGCTGTTGGACGACATTGCCGAGTACCTGCGCATTTTGTCGGACGACGCCAACATTCGGGCGATCATTCGCGCCGACTTGACCGAGCTTTTGAACAAGCACGCCGACGAGCGGCGAACCGAAATCAGCGGCGAGGAAATCGGCTCGATCGACCTCGAAGACTTGATCGCCGAAGAGAACATGGTGGTCACGATCAGCCACCAGGGTTACATCAAGCGGACGGCTTCCAGCACCTATCGCGCGCAGCGCCGCGGCGGCAAGGGGCTGAAGGGAGCCAAAACCGAGGAAGAAGATCCGATCGAGCATTTGTTCGTGGCCAGCACGCACGACTATCTGCTGTTCTTCACCAACCTGGGGAAGGTCTACTGGCAAAAGGTCTACGATCTGCCGCAACTGGCCCGCGAAAGCCGCGGCCGCGCGGTGGTCAACCTGCTGAACCTGACCGAGGGTGAAAAGATCGCGAGCTGTCTGGCAATCCGCGATTTCTCGAACCCGGAACAGTACCTGATCATGGCCACGCGCCGCGGCCAGGTGAAAAAGACGGTCATCGAGCAATACAGCCGGCCCAAGCGGACGGGCATCATCGCCATCGCCCTGCGCGAAGGGGACGAGCTGGTGGCCGTGTCGGTCACGCAGACCGGCGACGAAATCCTGCTGGCCTCGGCCCGCGGCCAGGCGACCCGCTTCCGCCAATCGGCGGTTCGAGCCATGGGACGCGATTCAAGCGGCGTGCGCGGCATCAAGCTGCGCAGCGGAGATAGTGTCGTTGGCATGGTGGTCGCCGATCCGACGGCGACGCTGCTGACGGTCTGTGAAAAGGGCTACGGCAAGCGAACGCCGTTTGGTCCGAACAGCCCCGAACTGGGCGGCGCGACCGAGGACAATGACGAAGCTGGGACCACCGCGGCCGAGCCGGAAGAAACCGAAGAAGGGGAAGAGACCGGCTCGTCGGCCCGTTACCCGACCAAGGGGCGCGGCACGATGGGCGTGCGCGACATCAAGACCACCGACCGGAACGGGCCGGTGATCGGCATCGCCTCGGTGCGCGACACGGACGAGTTGCTGATGATGACGGCGCGCGGCAAGATTCAGCGCATCGTCGCCAGCGATGTCAGCGTGGTCGGCCGCAACACGCAAGGCGTGCGGATCATGACCTTGGACGAGGCCGACACCCTGGCCGCCGTGGTCCGCGTGCCGCCGGAAGAAGTGGTCGACAGCACGACACCTGGCGACAGCACGACACCGGGCGGCAATGCGCCGGCCGCGCCGACGTCGCCGGAAACAGATAGTAGTGAATCGGGCGGAAGCGAACCGAGCGGCGACGAGTCAGCCCAATAGCGTAACTGGCAACTCGACGTGAAGGCATTCATCACCGGCATTACCGGCTTTGCGGGAAGTTGGCTGGCCGAGCATCTGCTGGCTTGCGGCGATGAAGTCCTCGGCGCCAGTCGCTCGGCCCAGTGGGGCGGCGAGGTGCCCGACGAGCTGCGCCGCCGCGTACGAGTGGTCCCCTGCGACATCGCCGAAGTTGGCGACGACGCGGCGCTGCGCGCGACCCTGGCCGAGTTTCAGCCTGACGTGGTCTATCACCTGGCCGCGTTGGCCGTGCCGGACGACTGTGGGGACGAATGGCCGTCGGTTCGCGCCGGGCGCGTGAACGTCGGCGGCACGCTGCGCGTGGCCGAGCTGGCGGCCCAGTTGCCCGCGCGGCCGCGATTCCTGCTGGCCAGCACGTCGCACGTCTATGCGCCGGTCACCGCCGAACAGTTCATTGTCGACGAGCACGCGCCGCTCGAACCCCAGGCCGGCTATGGCGCCAGCAAGCTGGCCGCCGAGGAAGCGGCCATGCGCGTGATGCGCGAGACGGGCTTGCCCGTGGTGATCGCCCGGGCCTTCCAGCACACCGGGCCGCGGCAAGAGTCGCGGCTGATGCTGCCGTCGTGGGCGCGGCAGTTCGCCGCGGGGGTGAACCCGGTGCAGGTCCACAACCTGCAAACCCACCTGGACCTAACCGACGTGCGCGACGTGGTCCGCTGTTATCGGCTGTTGGCGACGCGCGGCGAGCCCGGAGTGTGCTACAACGTCGGCTCGGGGCGCTCGACGCGGAATGGCGAGCTGTTCGAGCAGCTCCAACAACTGGCCGACCCGGCCCGGCAGGTGGTTGAATTATCGCCGGGAAAAAAACAGAATTGCGTGGCTGACCTGACTCGGTTGACCGCCCACACGGGCTGGCGGCCGCTGATTCCGCTTTCGCAGACCGTCGCCGACACTTGGCGCTACTGGCAACAGCAATCCGCATTGCCACATCAACCTGCTTCGCAACCGCGCACCGCATCGCCTGGCCGCTCGACCCTTGGTTCGAGCGCCGAGCCGCAAAGGAATGATTCATGAAACTCGCAGTGATTGGCACCGGCTACGTCGGCCTGGTGAGCGGAACCTGCTTTGCCGAAAGCGGCAACGACGTGGTTTGTGTCGACATCGACGCGGCCAAGGTCGAGCGCCTGCGCCGCGGCGAGATTCCGATCTATGAGCCCGGCCTGGCCGAAATGGTCCATGGCAACGCGGCGGCCGAACGACTGAGCTTTACCACGGACCTGACCACGGCGGTGCGCGCGGCCGACGTGATCTTTCTGGCCGTTGGTACGCCGCAGTCGCACGACGGCTCGGCCGATCTGACCGCGCTGCGCAAGGTCGTCGACTCGCTGGCGCCCCATCTGCGTCCCGAGGCGATCGTCGTCACCAAGAGCACCGTGCCGGTCGGCACCAATCGGCAGATTTACAACCGGTTGCACGAGCTATTGAAGCGCCCGTGTCACGTGGCCAGCAACCCCGAGTTCCTCAAGGAAGGGGCGGCGATCGAGGACTTCATGCGCCCTGACCGCGTGGTGGTCGGTGTCCGCGAGGAGCGCGTGGCGGACGTGATGCGCGAGTTGTACAAGCCGTTCCTGAGGACCGAGCACCCGTTCCTGGTGATGTCCCCCGAGAGCGCCGAGATGACTAAGTACGTGGCCAACGCTTTGTTGGCCACGAAGATCAGCTTTATCAACGAAGTCGCCAACCTGTGCGGACATCTCGAAGCCGACATCAACGACGTCCGCCGCGGCATTGGCCACGACCGGCGAATCGGCTTTCAGTTCCTGTTCCCCGGCTTGGGCTACGGCGGCAGTTGCTTCCCCAAGGACGTGAGGGCGCTGGAATCAATGGCCCATCGCGTGGGCGTCGAGCCGCATATCTTGCTGGCCATCGACAAAGTGAACAATCATCAAAAAACGATCTTGTTGGACCGGATCGTCGAGCATTTCCACGGCGATTTGTCGGGCAAGACGATTGCCGTATGGGGACTGGCGTTCAAGCCGCGCACCGACGACATTCGCGAAGCGCCGGCCTTGGCGCTGATCGACAAGCTGCTGGCCCTGGGCGCCAAGATTCACGTCCACGATCCCGAGGCCATCGAAAACGTCCGCCACGAGTACGGCGACAAGCTGGTCTATGCCGAGCGGCCCTACGACGCCCTGCCGGGGGCCGACGCGCTGGTGATTGCCACCGAGTGGAAAGAGTTCCTGAACCCGGACTTCAAGCGGATGAAAACGCTGATGCGCGGGTCGGTGATCTTCGACGGGCGAAACGTCTACGAGCCCGAGCAGATGCGCCACGCTGGCTTCACGTACCACTCAATCGGCCGCGCGAGCGTGAAAGCGAAATGAACGCGGGTTAACCACGGAGACACGGAGTCGTGGAGATTTGCACGGAGAAGGCAGAGAACAAATGTCCAATAACCAAAGGCAAACGACCGGAACGAAACTCCTTGGTCATTGGGATTTGGTCATTGGTCATTCATTCAGAAGTCTTGCTGATCCCTCCGTGCCCAACTCCGTGTCTCAGTGTCTCCGTGGCAAATGAGGCTTACCGGTACGGCTTCCAGCCGGTGCGGTCTTCGCGCGGGTCGCGGGCGGTGCGCGGCTCGCGGTCGGCCGGAGGAGTTTCGGGGGGCTCGATCACGATCATCGGCCGATCGTTGTTGAGTGACGTCGTCTGCGGCTCGCGCTCGCGATGAGCCGGGCGAATTGGCCGCGTCCAGCCGCCGCGCGATGAAGCGCCTCCGGTCATTGGACCGCCGGAAGCTGTGCCACCGGAAAACGCGCCGCCCGTCATCGGTCCCGTGTGCGTTGTTGATTGCTGCATTCCGGGCGATTGCGACGAACGGGCCATCGGGCCGGCGTTGGGCAGTTCGATTTCGACCGGCAGCGACGCGTCGAGCTTGCGCCCGTCGGTCGTCGTGTAGCGGACGTTCAGTGACAGGTGCTTGTGGCGCGGCGGCGGCCCGGTCCAGCGCATCGAGAACTTGTAACCTGCGGTCGGCTCGTTGCCCGGCGGCGCGTCGCCGGTGGACTCAGCCAGTTTGCTCCATCGCTTGGCCACGTCGGCCGCGGCAAAGTCCCAGCGCGCCAGCCGCGCCTCGGGACCATGATTGGTCGGGTCCAGCAGCACGATCGAAATCGACGCCGGCTTGTCGACCAGTTGACCGTCGACCGCGCGCGGCTCGACCAGGACCGCGATCCCGTCGTCGCCGGGGCGGCCGTCGAGGTTCACGCCGCCACTTTGTTGCTGATGGAGCGTGATCGCCATCACTTCGGCGGTGCTGTTCAGCTTGGGGCCGTGCTCGTGCTGGGCTCCTTGCGGAACCTCGGGCAAGTCGACCTGGGGAGCGTTCAGCGGAGCGGGCGACGGCCGCGGGGCCTCGCCTTCGGGCGTTTTGGCGTTGGGGGCGCGGATTTCCGGCGGACCCTCGAAGGCCTGCGCAGGCTCGGGCAACTTGACCGACGGCGGCAGCAAGCGGCCACCCTCGCCGCGCGGACGCCACCCGCCGTTGCCGCGGCGCGGCGTGTCGTCGCTGGGCGAAGTGGCCTCGCGGCCGACCTGGGCCCGCAGGGCGTCGTTCTCGCGGCGGGTCGCTTCGACCAGATCGCACTGATCCTGCAGCTTGTCCTCGAGCTCGTAAATCCGGTCTTCCTGCCGGCGCAGGTCGCGTTCGAGCAATTCCTGCGTGGCGCCGTTGCGACAGCCAGCCGTCACAACGGCCAACACGAACAAAATGACAAGGCGCAGGGTCATGAAGCGACTGCCGGGAGGAAAAGCGGAGAGGAGCCTGTTTGTGGGGGCCATTCCAATACGCGGAATCGCCACGGGGAGCAAGAGCAGTTGCTCGTGCTAGCAAGTTGCCGGGAGATAGCAGGACGACAGGATACAGGCAAAGCAAAGGCGGGAATTTGAACCGCAAAGACGCAAAGGGCGCAAAAAATAGTGAATCTGAAACGCAGAGGGCGCTGAGGAACGCAGAGAGGAAGAGGAGTTAAAACCCCTCCTCTATGCTCCTCCGCGCCCTCTGCGATTTAATTCTTTCTGTATTTCTTTGCGATCTTTGCGTCTTTGCGGTTCAGAATCCCTTGCTGCGCAAGAAAAAGCCCAGGGGGTGAAACCCCTGGGCTTGAATGACGCCGTGTGGAATGAACCAGGCGCGCGTTACGTCGTGGCGGCCGGGGCCGCCGGCGTGGCCCGATCGACCACCCGGTCGATCAACCGGTACTCCAGCGCCTCTTCGGCCGACATGAACCGGTCGCGGTCGGTGTCGGCTTCGATCTTGTCCAGCGGATGGCCGGTGTGCTTGAGCAGGATGCGGTTGAGCTTTTCCTTGATCTTCTTGAATTCCTTGGCGTGAATCATGATCTCCTCGGCGGTTCCTTCCATGCCGGCCAGCGGCTGGTGGATCATGATCCGCGAGTTGGGCAGCGCGTGCCGCTTGCCGGCCGTGCCCGCGGTGAGCAGCACGGCGCCCATCGACGCGCACTGGCCAATGCAGTAGGTCGCCACGTCGCAGGTGACGAACTGCATGGTGTCGTAAATGGCCAAGCCCGCCGTGACGCTGCCGCCCGGCGAGTTGATGTACAGATGGATGTCGGCCTTGGGGTCTTCCGATTGCAGGAACAACATCTGGGCCACGATGATGTTGGCCACTTCGTCGTTGACCTGCGAACCGAGGAAGACGATCCGGTCCTTGAGCAACCGGCTATAGATGTCCATCGACCGCTCTTCGCGGCCGTTCTTCTCGATGACAAAAGGAACCAAAGGCATGGCGTTATTCGTCCTCGTCTTCCTTGCCTGAGACAGGCGGGCGGGTCAGGATTTCGTCGACCAGGCCGTACGTGACGGCCTCCTTGGCGTGAATGTAGAAATCGCGGTCAGTGTCGTGGGCGATCTTCTCGATCGACTGGCCGGTGTGGTGCGCCAGGATGT belongs to Planctomycetota bacterium and includes:
- a CDS encoding YkgJ family cysteine cluster protein, with protein sequence MHPKLPQIKPEALQPGECLCDHCTAKCCRYYALQIDTPECRADMDYLRWYMIHGQTSIFTEEGEWYLLVHTTCRHLQADHRCGIYMTRPQICREYSTDNCEYDNNYVYERYFETPEQLDEFTDAMWPAEEQAVRTPRPALLPVIG
- a CDS encoding FAD-dependent oxidoreductase — protein: MKRRDFLNSLPWAGYSLMVLADDLPAAPGSLEASGDEIRATIKQLAPPDGARQPAKAEPNMTQVDLECDLLVAGGGLAGVLAAVSAARHGARVVLVQDRSRLGGNSSSEVKMHVVGANHHKGRPGWREGGLLEEFRLEDAVNNPQRTWELWDLLLYDKLVSEPRAKVLLDTSIYAVEKTGDKITAAWCRCDKTEHLYRVTAKLYMDCTGDSRLGLEAGAELRYGRESRSEFNEPLAPETPDKETMGSSILFTSRKFDRPMPFKPPHWARKVEKQHLVKRSVKSWEYGYWWIEWGGQLNTINDNERIRFELLSIVLGVWDYIKNSGNHPDSANWALDWVGMIPGKRESRRLMGEHVLTQFDLVNAGSGLDDAVCIGGWPMDDHPPGGFDRADLPPTVMVKTPIFNIPLRSLYSKNVSNLMMAGRNISATHAAFTSTRVMATCAVIGQAAGTAAALCIANNILPKELYQDKKRLAELQQTLLRDDQSIAGLKNDDAADLARTAKVTASGETEDAPAKNVINGFVRDVPGQYVNRWSTELGEGAWLELDWDKPAQVGEVQVTFDSGFQRELTLSSQDGVNHGIIRAPQPETVRDYTLEYRDSASGDWKPLAAVTGNYQRLVRHRFDPVTAQAIRLKITATNGDRLARVFEVRCYG
- a CDS encoding CDGSH iron-sulfur domain-containing protein; this encodes MSEVIIRLRANGSMAVEGPFTLLDHEGNKFTLPANKPAVALCRCGHSARKPFCDGAHKTCGFVAQELAPPPPPATA
- the gyrA gene encoding DNA gyrase subunit A, with amino-acid sequence MAIEDELKNSYLTYAMSVIVSRALPDVRDGLKPSQRRILVAMNDLNLTPGAARVKCAKISGDTSGNYHPHGESVIYPTLVRMAQEWNMRHVLVDKQGNFGSVAGLPPAAMRYTEARMSTIASMMMDDLKLDTVDFVPTYDERRDEPTVLPAKFPNLLVNGAQGIAVGMATSIPPHNLGEICRCLIRLIDQPDVSIDELLEICPGPDFPTGGIICGRSGIRRGYHTGRGNITLRARAHIEEFGKNRQRIVVTEIPYQRSRDPIVERIAELVNEDKIKGISAIRDESDLKEPVRLILEIKRDADAEVVLNQLYEFSPLQDTFSIIFLALVDGKPRTSTLKELLTEFLRHRVTVIRRRTQFLLARARQRKHTVEGLLLAHANIDEVIRVIRTSKTQPEAKGRLMEIECPSALMRRALGERGYEAFTGERGAREAYTLTPVQADAILKMTLGQLVNLEQEKLAEEYQSLLDDIAEYLRILSDDANIRAIIRADLTELLNKHADERRTEISGEEIGSIDLEDLIAEENMVVTISHQGYIKRTASSTYRAQRRGGKGLKGAKTEEEDPIEHLFVASTHDYLLFFTNLGKVYWQKVYDLPQLARESRGRAVVNLLNLTEGEKIASCLAIRDFSNPEQYLIMATRRGQVKKTVIEQYSRPKRTGIIAIALREGDELVAVSVTQTGDEILLASARGQATRFRQSAVRAMGRDSSGVRGIKLRSGDSVVGMVVADPTATLLTVCEKGYGKRTPFGPNSPELGGATEDNDEAGTTAAEPEETEEGEETGSSARYPTKGRGTMGVRDIKTTDRNGPVIGIASVRDTDELLMMTARGKIQRIVASDVSVVGRNTQGVRIMTLDEADTLAAVVRVPPEEVVDSTTPGDSTTPGGNAPAAPTSPETDSSESGGSEPSGDESAQ
- a CDS encoding GDP-mannose 4,6-dehydratase translates to MKAFITGITGFAGSWLAEHLLACGDEVLGASRSAQWGGEVPDELRRRVRVVPCDIAEVGDDAALRATLAEFQPDVVYHLAALAVPDDCGDEWPSVRAGRVNVGGTLRVAELAAQLPARPRFLLASTSHVYAPVTAEQFIVDEHAPLEPQAGYGASKLAAEEAAMRVMRETGLPVVIARAFQHTGPRQESRLMLPSWARQFAAGVNPVQVHNLQTHLDLTDVRDVVRCYRLLATRGEPGVCYNVGSGRSTRNGELFEQLQQLADPARQVVELSPGKKQNCVADLTRLTAHTGWRPLIPLSQTVADTWRYWQQQSALPHQPASQPRTASPGRSTLGSSAEPQRNDS